The genomic region gcaataaataggGGCGCTGCGCCCTAACCCCGTTTTTTGCCAAATGCCGTGATTTGTTTCTGCATTGTTAGTGGTAATTTGATCAAAGCAGAATTGTCTTTACAATTGGGAGataatatcaaacatttaataggTCTTCACCTGATACTGCTTCTGCTATAAAAAGTATTGgtaaaaatgttataattatactaacacaataaattataaatatacctGTTATCTCTATCCATAGGTTTTGTTGAGattgatttttgttgttataaaataattgactATGTTTCTGTCTTTGTGCAATATTAACCTTTTGTCGTTTGTAAAAATTACATGAAGGACATAACAGTTTTCTCTCTTTTCCAGTGTCCCACAAAGTCATGTCCGCATTCTTTGCAATGAAACTTGGATCGTCTATTTCAGAATCATTGTAGAAAAAACTTAAATCCAGAATTTGAAGTCTTATGAAATTTCCTTCTGTTTCCACAATACACGTACATTCTTTTTCAGATGCAAGTGAGTTTGGAAATCCAGGGCTTTTCAAGTATATAACCGAACTGGAAGTATTTCGTTCCAGGGATACGTCAGTACATATGTCCAGCGTCGAGTTGTCTGAAAGGAAAATTACAAATCaacttaaattttaacttttctacCTAAAACAACATATGTAAATTTCTTTTCTGATGTAAGTGAGTTTAGAAATCTGTGGCTTTTTAGCTATATTACTGCAGAGTATCATGTTCTCCGAATATGTCTATACACATATAAAAggtacatactatatatataaaaataaaaatatattttttaggtgatccaaccttttgtaatacattttatacataatgtattgttcaaaattaattttgctctagaatattatatttcataacATTGTGTTTTACAGATTTCAGATACATGTGATATGTACGATGACATGTTTCAATTTGCTGTATTAGCGATGCATGTTTTTATAATCTTTCCAAATCATGCAATCAgtataaatactagtaatacagaaataaattaagtaataaatgACACACCATGCTGCATTATTTGCCTCAATTTAACtttgaatgtaaaacaaaacgCTGATGTATTATTGGACTCAAGAcgtacaaaacaaaaccaaaaaaaagacGGACCCGAGTTAGCTCTCATTTTAACTTGTTTCAGACTAACAGAGCATGTATATTTGGTATGTCATTTAATTGGTTTAAAACTTCATAACaaaggcagcaaactcagaactatttttaaaataaggaaatgctctatattttgtatcgcacttatgttaaataaaatatgtttttattgcatggtgagaattgttttattttattaccataGTAAACTTAAACGGGTATAAATACCATGGACAGccaactggtatgtggttctgtctatgtacaatttaattttaaaacacaaagaaGCCACCACAGAGGgcatttttaatacaggatACTATTTACATGAAGGACATAACAATTTTTCTTTTTCGTGTTCCTAGTCACGATAATCTCTGGAATTACTTGGATCTTCTATTTCAGAATCATTGTAGAAAAAACTTAAATCCAGAATTTGAAATCTCATTATTCAATTGGTGATGTGTGGGATGGCATTGGTGAGTAGACGAAGGCATAAGTAATTGTGTTTACATTACAAATGGGAGatattttcaaatgttaaatatattaaatagacTTTACCTGGTACTCTTTAACGTTATATTATTAGTTTACAATTATTAGTTTACTACAACAGTAAATGGTAGACTTACCTGTTATCTCTATCCACAGATTTTGTTGAGacagatttttgttgttgtaaaatatttgaaCATGTTTTTGTCCGTTGGTGATGTTAagcttttgttttttgaaagaTGAACATGTCAAAGCTGGACAAGACAggtttctctctttttctgtgTCCCACAAAGTCTTGTCAGCATTATTTGCTGTGAAACTGGGATGTTCGCCTTTAGAATCATTGTACAAAAAACTTAAATCCAGAATTTGAAATCTCATGAAATTTCCTTCTGTTTTCACAATACACGTACATTCTTTATTAGATGCAAGTGAGTCTCGAAATCCGGGGCTTTTCAGGTATATAACCGAACTGGATGTATTTCGTTCCAGGGAGACGTCAGTGCACATATCCAGCGTCGAGTTGTCTGAAAGGACAATTACAAATCaacttaaattttaacttttctgCCTATAAACAACATACGTAAATTCCCTTTCTGATGCAAATAGATTTTTAGCTATATTACTGCAGAATATTATGTCTCCGAATATGTCTATATACATATCAAGGGTCCATAAAATAGATATGTATACTGTTACACATATAAATATTCCCAAAacacattacttttattttatttttttatttatttcccccagtccattctgaccatgtcaagggttggggagccttgaacaCAACActtgttatacatacatgtattgttcaAAATGAATTTTGCTCTAAAGTTTATATTTCACAACATTGTGTTTTACAGATTTCAAATACATGTGATATGTACGATGACATGTTTTAATTTGCTGTATTAGCGATGCATGTTTTTATAATCTTTCCAAATCATACAATCAGTATAAATACTATTAATTCAGAaataaattaagtaataaatgACACACCATGCTAAATTATTTGCCTCAATTTAACTTTGAACGTAAAACAAAACGCTGATGTATTATTGGAGGCTTACAAGCAAAGacggtcctgagtttgctctCATTTTAACTTGTTTCAGACTAACAGGGCATGCatatttgatatatcatttaatTGGTTTAAAACTTGATAACaaaggcagcaaactcaggactctTTTTTAAATAGTAAATGCTCtacattttgtatcacacatatgttgaataaattgttcaataaaatgtgttttattgcaTGGTCagtctttattactatagtaaacTTAAATGAGTATAAATAACATGGCataacaactggtatgtggttctgtctatatttaaaaatacaaataaggCACCACAGAGGGCATTTTTGATACAGAATAGGATACCTTTtcataaagttttgtttttctttctccgACGATAATTGGAGAATTAGTTCAATGTCCTAACAAAAACACATGTAACagcattaaatattttagataagcatagtatatattttaaagatacgTATATcacttttaattaataattaataatgtcgGTATGTTTTACtctaaataataatgaacaaaatctgtaaaaaaaaatagataacTCCTAAAACACCAAATGTGTGCAACTCTCGTTTACCCAGtcttcatatattatttttctcgaGGACCACGTTCAGTGGAACAAGTCAATTCCTGAATTCCTGGATGGTGTGGGACATAGCATCTTTATCAGCAAGCGCAATA from Gigantopelta aegis isolate Gae_Host unplaced genomic scaffold, Gae_host_genome ctg10510_pilon_pilon, whole genome shotgun sequence harbors:
- the LOC121390876 gene encoding uncharacterized protein LOC121390876, with the protein product MNTSLCNEVTYSKWIFTLCNGKSQCEHDVLKSRDFHKCKNITAAQVKYNCVNNNSTLDMCTDVSLERNTSSSVIYLKSPGFRDSLASNKECTCIVKTEGNFMRFQILDLSFLYNDSKGEHPSFTANNADKTLWDTEKERNLSCPALTCSSFKKQKLNITNGQKHVQIFYNNKNLSQQNLWIEITGKSTIYCCNNSTLDICTDVSLERNTSSSVIYLKSPGFPNSLASEKE